The Vulpes lagopus strain Blue_001 chromosome 24, ASM1834538v1, whole genome shotgun sequence genome has a window encoding:
- the RALB gene encoding ras-related protein Ral-B, translating to MAANKSKSQSSLALHKVIMVGSGGVGKSALTLQFMYDEFVEDYEPTKADSYRKKVVLDGEEVQIDILDTAGQEDYAAIRDNYFRSGEGFLLVFSITEHESFTATAEFREQILRVKAEEDKIPLLVVGNKSDLEERRQVPIEEARTKAEEWGVQYVETSAKTRANVDKVFFDLRKEIRAKKNVREQRQEWQEKQQEQEKF from the exons ATGGCTGCGAACAAGAGTAAGAGCCAGAGCTCCTTGGCCCTTCACAAGGTGATCATGGTCGGCAGTGGAGGGGTTGGCAAGTCGGCCCTGACTCTTCAGTTCATGTATGATGAG TTTGTAGAAGACTATGAACCTACCAAAGCTGACAGTTACAGGAAGAAAGTGGTTCTTGATGGAGAAGAAGTCCAGATAGATATTCTGGACACGGCTGGACAAGAGGACTATGCAGCCATTCGAGACAACTACTTCCGCAGTGGGGAAGGCTTCCTCCTCGTGTTCTCAATCACAGAACATGAATCGTTTACAGCAACTGCTGAATTCAG GGAACAGATCCTCCGTGTTAAGGCTGAAGAAGATAAAATTCCATTGCTTGTCGTGGGAAACAAGTCTGACCTAGAGGAGCGGAGGCAGGTGCCCATCGAAGAGGCGAGGACTAAAGCAGAGGAGTGGGGTGTGCAGTACGTGGAGACATCGGCTAAAACGCGAGCTAATGTGGACAAG gtgtTCTTTGACCTAAGGAAAGAAATCAGAGCCAAAAAAAATGTCCGAGAACAAAGACAAGAATGGCAAGAAAAGCAGCAAGAAcaagaaaagttttaa